In Miscanthus floridulus cultivar M001 chromosome 5, ASM1932011v1, whole genome shotgun sequence, one genomic interval encodes:
- the LOC136454343 gene encoding uncharacterized protein encodes METGLFFRQEEKEKYTPSLDLESFAIQSLGCTSSHEFQIVGLRILDNSLQRGDSESNKNLITEIVKDAKNIITNIIGLISCYLTVEENSSGARGLQHRHHKKTMIEQMEQHHKKRTEQMEVARLCLEFVRTIAINGGKISARFRKELSGNPFFLDSLDRILNFWGWRVDDLREQALGIVATLAVDEAARKEIGSNQSIIPNLMHEFELEPSMYDDRSSLRTAAGEALANLTINSADNCWAILLADPEHNLFTKLIDMLDDEYYMSVAANLLHNLCANSRDMLIDLGANVNLESALSKAMAIIRTNKEGKQLEAALCVASQIGYVIPEYVAQELDPDTDSAAAEQLVTKLVDTLKSNREPCLEYPRIRRVLVEMVISMVELCPGYINIFREKGAKDALDMVKATPSRLEKYRVFLDGEGVVPESLSMRDLVDNAKRLIYEATPTPGSQT; translated from the exons ATGGAAACGGGACTTTTTTTTCGTCAAGAAGAGAAAGAGAAATACACACCCAGCCTCGACCTCGAGAGCTTCGCCATCCAGTCCCTTGGCTGCACCTCAAGCCATGAATTCCAAATTGTTGGACTGCGGATTCTCGACAACAGCCTGCAACGAGGTGACTCCGAATCCAATAAGAACCTCATTACAGAAATAGTCAAAGATGCGAAAAACATCATCACTAATATCATAGGGCTTATCAGCTGCTATCTCACCGTCGAGGAAAACAGTAGTGGTGCCCGTGGCCTACAGCATCGGCATCACAAAAAAACGATGATAGAGCAGATGGAACAGCATCACAAAAAAAGGACAGAGCAGATGGAAGTGGCACGATTGTGTTTGGAGTTTGTGAGGACGATTGCTATCAACGGTGGGAAAATTAGCGCAAGGTTTCGCAAGGAGCTGTCGGGGAACCCCTTCTTTCTGGACAGCCTCGATCGTATCTTGAACTTTTGGGGCTGGCGAGTAGATGATCTACGGGAGCAGGCGCTGGGTATAGTAGCAACGCTGGCAGTGGATGAGGCTGCAAGGAAGGAGATTGGGAGCAACCAATCCATTATTCCCAATTTGATGCATGAATTTGAGCTTGAGCCCAGCATGTACGATGATCGTTCATCACTACGAACGGCTGCAGGGGAAGCACTGGCAAATCTTACAATAAATAGCGCGGACAACTGCTGGGCTATCTTGTTGGCGGACCCAGAGCATAATCTTTTCACGAAGCTCATCGACATGCTTGATGATGAGTACTACATGTCTGTTGCAGCAAATCTACTCCATAATCTTTGTGCAAACTCCAGAGACATGCTGATCGACCTTGGTGCAAACGTGAACCTGGAATCTGCCCTGTCAAAG GCAATGGCAATTATCAGGACTAATAAAGAGGGCAAACAATTGGAGGCCGCACTCTGTGTTGCTTCACAAATTGGTTATGTGATCCCTGAATACGTTGCCCAGGAGCTTGATCCCGATACCGATTCTGCTGCAGCGGAACAACTTGTAACAAAGCTTGTGGATACTCTCAAATCCAACAGGGAGCCATGTCTTGAGTACCCAAGGATAAGAAGGGTCCTTGTTGAGATGGTAATATCAATGGTGGAATTGTGTCCTGGATACATAAACATCTTCAGAGAAAAGGGCGCCAAGGATGCCCTGGACATGGTCAAAGCAACCCCATCTAGGTTGGAAAAATACAGGGTCTTCCTCGATGGTGAAGGAGTGGTCCCGGAGAGCTTAAGTATGCGTGACCTAGTTGATAACGCCAAAAGGCTAATTTATGAGGCAACCCCAACTCCTGGTAGCCAGACATAA